Proteins encoded together in one Bacteroidota bacterium window:
- a CDS encoding response regulator — protein sequence MKENKMILMVEDNPSDIELTKRALRGNNILNDIVVVEDGQEALDYLFGTGVHAGRDLTKMPSVILLDLKMPRVNGLEVLQRVRSDPRTKRLPVVVLTSSQEDEDIIRSYDFGANSYIRKPVDFIRFADAISHLSLYWLLINEPPPK from the coding sequence ATGAAAGAAAACAAAATGATCCTTATGGTCGAGGATAATCCCAGCGATATCGAACTGACTAAACGCGCTCTGAGAGGTAATAATATTTTAAACGATATCGTTGTTGTTGAAGATGGCCAGGAAGCCCTTGATTACCTCTTTGGCACCGGTGTTCATGCCGGCAGGGATTTAACCAAAATGCCCTCGGTAATCCTGCTGGATCTGAAAATGCCCAGAGTCAACGGACTTGAAGTATTGCAGAGGGTCCGTTCCGATCCACGGACTAAACGGCTCCCCGTTGTGGTGCTGACATCTTCCCAGGAAGACGAGGATATCATCAGGAGCTATGACTTTGGCGCCAACAGCTATATCCGCAAACCGGTCGATTTCATCCGTTTTGCCGATGCTATCTCGCACCTGAGCTTATATTGGCTCTTAATAAATGAACCACCGCCAAAGTAA